TtagaaagaaaagtaaaataaaagaaaagaaaataggaagACCCCACTTGTCAGTCACCATAGCTTATGGATAAAGgttgtattataaataaatgaattaggaacagtaccatttcgcaattattagaattaattcaaatttgaatctttacactagcataacttattcattttagctccgatttgagtgaaacttgaacctaaatttatctaaattcataagctttccaatggtatataattcactattttgataaaaaaatatttataattaaataattaatactaagATAATGCATAATAGtcaacttaaaaatgtgctaacaaataaaattagtaTTTTACAGTAAAGTAGATGTAAGAATGTTTGTCTCTAACATGCTTTCTCACTGTAACAACCACACaaactaattttaaataatgtcTCAAACTAGGAAAATACTAGTACTTATTTAATATTCGATGGCCATATAATTATACCCATGACTTATAGGTTATTTAAATCAAGTGCAGCCTTATGATTatgtaactaaaatataaacacatataGATGAATCTTTAACCTGTTTAGGagaataataacagagctagatGTGGAGGAATCACTAAGTAAATTAATCGATGCAATACCATATAGAATAGCATATATATGCCTAAATTGATTACCACTTATTAGTAACCCAATAGAACCAGTGCTTAAACTTGTCGCATCACATATACAATATCACTCATAGAAACTAGCTAATGTATAATTAAACTACAATATATTCAGGAATCACTTGGAGCATTGGGTAGTACACTTTCTAAATAAGCTCATGTACAGTAGGCGACCAAAACCTTATACGTTGTTGCACACATATAttgtacatcccattatagtTATACAATTAATTCatctttttcatatattaaactGGGGAGTATATAACAAACATGAATAGTAGATAAGtactaattataaatcttgacctcatATGTTCATAGTTCAATTGTAACTCCGGATTGTTCATTAAGAGATaatctgtaactataatattataaacCTCCCGAATTTAACATATagagcatggataattattagcccttttataatttataatggcaagtaaaatatgttcataattaaagtaaagcttccatcaataaaataataatacaaatgattcactgtaattgtttgattgatcctaaatccatctaacaacagaacctctagtatataaccatcctatttagatagatgcatacataaccataatccttccatagccatttgatagactaaaccaccgattagccaaatatatatgtatcccataaatgctatgttggttaactcctaaataggccacgatgacaatagaaagattaagaaactttaGCCTTAGCATGATTGGGATCCATTAGCAAACACGAATAGTATATtttgttgcgcatatttgattgttatttgaatattggtttttctcgcgtattatagaccttatgtatcggttagtcgtgaggcaacgtctgcaacttccaggaggtgaaggttgatcaagattatatcaataataaggattatcctgagcaggcaagtcatcactattccttgaacatgttgatcccaattgcgaaattattttatttaaaaataagattgcatgcaataatgaacatcctatttgtgaatatgccatgccttgattattgtttacccttattctcttgtaaccatgattacgtatgagtccctagtcaactatgacaaatgcttagaaatgctactctagaatcatgcatactcatatttatcaaatgctatatgcttgggcaattacctttgggaaggtaattgagatgcggcatgtggagacatgagcgccacattgccatgatgttgatgacatgatttgtgaaaagagaaataaaattaaacaactgttttcgactggggcggatggaggatttgggtggtatccgaaAAAGGCTAGCACCGTCCCcagtcaattaaggaccgagccatgaagttaagcatgaaacgacccccgtacaaccgcacttctcgtatgggtatagacctagtggaatagatagctgagcggaggcagtatccatgcatagtggtttcttgatgtgtgaggcaggggctctacagtggggcagccattggtagaaccgcgaggcaggtgtctacagtggtgtcaccatcggtaggactgccatgtgagaatttaaacatagttataacttaatgcatgtgtgagtctttccttcccgggtgcgccataACTCCTCTCattgctagaaaccgtgtacacCTAGaatgcatgaggatgtaaagttcatggagcgggtactgccaatgcgaggttatcgaaaagctttgccgtgacgcgtcacatgtgttgggacgaggctcatgtgttgggcagtcacggagtgcgggtaaagtgtacatccactgtagTGTGAGTAAACTAAATCtgttcgaatagccgtgctcgcggtgattgagcaccgagacatgtattacacttggctagactctaaattcttaacttgtgtgggatgggatattgcatgatgaattttatgctgatggagccacttcctgagaggagggaaggtggacgtcctcagaaaaccctgacgactcaatggcgggaagctatctttgggattacaatggatggtggacagaaccgtcgttgtttaatgtgaacactggtattaaaacttgatcagtctatgctaggtcttaggcttgtgaaaagaattgcaaaactagctttatgcaaaagaacctgaagccattccttgaaataccttCTATCATacgcattgttgttgtggtggcttgcggagtacgattggtactcacccttgctgtttatatatcttttagaagagtgttgaagagaagcctttgtcggtacgcttgcgtatctaacaagatgatcggagtgcggtcttgttctaggtctcgttcccctgtcgactgcctgtggcatgttaaccgggcctttatattattttgtcttccgctgttgttctctggtagttgttggcctacctggccctaatgtaagtatttaactcttttagcctgaattcattcgtgatatgttgtgatccaactatgtatgtgtgtaccaactattGATCTAGGGATTGGTACgaataaacacagaagatttctaatttccaaaatcgggggtctacacaaaaccaccaagggagtcaaattgcaccggtttcaatagttcaggggtagagatatccggttttgcggtttagggtcaTAAATTAGATTCGGGtaacttttaagggagtcaaagtggacttattcctacgTAGATCGACGAAGTGATATGCCCTAATTTTAAGCGTGATTTACTTAGTGGACATTGGACAATGGGACGGCCTGCACGCCCGGTGCCAAGGCAGTCTGACAGTTTGCTTGTTGGGCCGCCTCGCTGAACGAACCGGCCTATTTATCGGAATCTCTAGTGGGCCGGCCCATTTCATCTCGCCGAGCCCGCGTTTAGGCGATTGCACCGCTTCTgtcagccgccgcggcggcgcctccgcttCCCGCCAAATCCGCGgcgctctcgtcgtcgtcgtcgcatcTCATGACGACCAGCCGGAAACCCTACGACGCGATGGTTCCACACGTCGCAGCTCCCAATCGGCCGATGGATCGGCCGGACACCgagtccgcctccgcctcgcatCGGGCAATCTGGTTGGATTCCGTTTCCATATCAGTGAGGATTCCGATTCCGCCGcgtgtcgccaccgccgccgccgcaaccggTTTCCTTGctaagccgccgcctccgctggcgccgccggtgatgtcctcttcctcctcgtcgtcgtcgcagggtggcggccgccggcgcccgaTGTCCCGGGCGCTGATCGAGCAGCACCGGCCGTGGGACGTGGTGGACAACATGGCCCTCATCATCATCGACCAGACGTACGCCGCCGCGCTCGGGATCCCCGGGCGGAGGGAGATGGGTGACGGGTCGGTGGAGGTCAgcagcgccgtcgacgccgacgacccgGACTCGCCGGTGCTCACCATCAACGCCAGCGCCACGCGCTGCTGCGTCGCCTTCGACACCCTGCGCCGCGACGCCGTGCCGTACAAGAAGTTCACCTCCCCGAAGCGGAAGACGCGGCCCGACCACCGCCTCGCCCGCACCATCGTCTccctctcgccggcgacgcTCTACCTGAGCCACCGCTCCgactgcgccggcggcgacagcgacagcAAGGACTACTGGTCGTGCTCCGAGGTGGCCCCCgacgtggccgccggcggcgcgctcgcGATCCTGGACACGATCATGctgcggctggaggcggcgatCCATCTGGAGGAGAACATCCTCGTCAACGCCATGGAGTTCAACTGCGGCACGAGCTCCGTCCTCGAGGTGGTGGCCGAGACGCGCAACGCGCTGGAAGAGATGAGGCGAGAGATGGACCTCCCGGCAATGATGCAGAGGAGGCTGCACAAGCGCcgccacgtcgtcgtcggcgacgccgccgccgccgccgccgccgcggcggatcACGACGACGAGTCGGCGGAGAAGGTGTTCAAGAAGTTCAAAACAATGCGCTGCCGCTGAAACCGTAGACTGACTTGGGCGCCGGTGATGCAGAGAGAGGCGCGTGTGCTCTCGCACGCACGCACCAGTGACGCTGCAAACCCGAGCCAAAGCAGATCATTTGATAGATAGATTAGATTCTGAAGCCCTGTCACATTTTCAGGGGAACAATTTGCAATTCAGGTGTTTTTTGAGATTGATTCAGATGATAATTACTGTACATACATTCCTAGAAGTTCCATTgattccttatatttttttcaacatctGGTTGATCTTTGGAGTATCTTTGGGATGATATTCCAAACTGAATTGCTGGTAAAGTGGTAATGTTGGTTGATCTTCTTTGATCAGCATTCCTAATACCCACTCTACTCAAGCTATGTACTTGATGTTACTTGTAGTATAGATGTTACCGAATGTTAATACGGTCTGTAATAAAATCCTAATACAGTAATTCCTATGATAATAACATGCCTGGGCAACTGACAAAGTGACAAGGGAGACTGGGTACACAGAGCAACAGGATGAGGATCACAATAACACTGATATCTAAATGCAGATTAAAAAAATGAGTCCAAAGGGTACATTATTTTCTGAACTAATTGCTACAAATATATCCTGGACgtgttataaattttttatatgtttagACATATATCATAGTTACCTGATGATTATTGTAAGTTAGTTCATCTAAGCTGGGGATTTTGTATTTTAGTGTTATGTGTTTTTACATATTTTGGAACGTGTGTGCTTTTTACATATAATGAAGGTAATAATAACCACAAAAATCCTAAGCAGCACAAGCTGAGAAGGGAAACCCCACTAGTAGAGCTCATCCATATGGAAAAGGAACTAGAAATGCTTTAAACAAATCCTTCAGAAGCTTGATTAAGCTATATCTAAATTAAGCTGAAAATCAACAGAATAATGAAATTGTCTAAACTGATAGTAGTAACCATGCCCCCAATATGAAACAGTTAAACAACTTCTGCAGGATTTATTACTTGCAATGCTGAAACATACAGCATGCAGAAAACACTCTAAAATTTACTGGGACATGATCAGCATCGTggggaaaatgcaaattttacAGTTATCGGTAACAAAAATTTGCCACGCTTACGCTCTGGCTACGATTCTGAAAGCTACTACCCGTAAACACTATGACCCAATTCGTTGATTTAAACAGAAATTCATGGAATGAAACTGATCAGAAATTCAACATGTGAACCTTCAGATGATATTTAGGAAATTTCAGATTCAACAAACTTGATCCTCTTTCCCTCTATCTGAGAAAAACATGATAGTTTCAGAGTTATATTAAAAAGCAGATCATATCTGTTTCAGAATCGAAACGGTTAAAAGAAGAAATCATACCGGATACAACGGCTACAGAAAGATAAACCAAAGTTTTATTACGATCCCGAATTCCGATAGGATCATGGTTAAGTGGCtcacagccatgctattttacTGCTGCATGATTACCTCATCACCTAGTCTTGGGGCTTGGGGGAACCTCGCCGGAGATGGAGTGCaacacgccggcggcggcggaaggggtgGTAGAATCCGCCGGCGAGTCTAGGGGAGAGCGAACCATGGCCCAAAATACACGGCCCACGGCCCATATCGCAGCAGCGAAATGACGTGCAGCCCACTCTAATCTGGGCCTCCCTCCATAATGTGAGGCCCAACGCAAGTTTTGCCCTCTAAACTGaatacacacacaaatttacAGACCAGTGTTCAAATATcaaaatgaaagaaagaaatcGGGGAGGAGCATGAAAACTGCACGACAAATCATCTCAAAACGAAGGAATTTGATGAGGAATCACGTATAAATATCACGACAAAGGGGCAAGCATTTTATTGAACTTGTTACAAGACTGACagttatataatataataatgtgACCACTCGGAATTCACCAACAGCAGCAGGATATGTATGGCGCGAACACGAACGTACGTGTCCGGTtattgacgacgacgacgacgacattgGAAAAAATGTGTACGCAGCACGAATCATAAAGCAAAGCaacccccttctcctcctcctcctcctctcgccggccgccgccgccgccgccggcggccggaagAGCACGGTGGCTGACCTCATCATCAGAAGGGCGCCTCGGCGGAGGGCGGGCGGTTGAGGCTCTTGACCTGCTTCCACGACTCGCGGCCGGAGACGTCGGCCCACCACCGGCTGACGTTGCGGCGGGACTGCAGCATCCGGAGCGTGcgcgggtcggcggcgaggcggtcggCGTTGGGGAGGTGCGAAAGGTCGGCGAGGGTGAACTTGTCGCCGGCGAGGTActccgcctcctccagccgCTGCTCGTAGATGTCCAGCACCTTGCTCAGCTCCTTGCTGCTCTTCTCGAACAGCTGCTTCATCTCCTCCACCTTCtgccggtgcgccgccgccatctggccatcccttcctcctccggcgccggcgccgccctgcCTCTGGCTGCTGTACTGCCGGtcacggccgccgtcgtcgttcttctcctcctcgcagcggccaccgtcggcggcggcggcgcccttgtTAGgctgcgtcgtcgccgccggcaggtAGGCGAGGCTGTAGACCACGTCGGCGCTGGGCACGTCGAAGCTCTGCGCCTCCGTCTGCAGCCACTGCTCGATCGACGACCTCTCCAACGCCCCCATCCCGATCAGGTCCGGGTTCCCCTGGTTCTTGTACTTGTCCGCAATGTGCCTTATGATCTTCCTCGACTCTGCCCATTAACTCAGCATCAACATATTAATCTTACCATGACAATTTATTCACGTTTGATTAATTCTTTGCTTACCGACGAGCGTCACATTGCCGTCCTCGAAGGTGAGAGCCTCGCCGTGAGGCTACACCATTACATTTGATTGTGTTAATCCATGAAGATGATGAGAGATTATTTCGTTCATCATGATGATGATTAGTTAATTAacattttctagtgtaaaatttggtaccacTAGATACTAAATACAagtataaaaaattttagtgtaaaatttagatatctCAAAATACTTTCTCAAGAACAGtaaattttctctaattaattacCTGGAGTTTGAGATACTGGGGCATGCGTTTGGACCCGCGAAAGGAGTCGACGCGGATGAGCTGGAACTCGACGTCCTTCTCGAACAGGCAAGCCAGCACGCGGGCCACctcggccgacgacggcgacccgAACACCTTCACGGCTCCCGGCATCTttccggtcggcggcggcggcggcggcggcggcggcgaggaatcGAAGTGTTGCTTAACTGATTAATCTGCAGGTGAGATTTGACAGttgtgagtgtgtgtgtgtgtgtgcagacATTTGGCTGTCCAGGTGGGTATATATACTGAACACCAAAGCTGAAAACTAATATCTGGGCCAGTATCTGGCAATGCCTTGCTTCTCATCTGGTTCTTGAtgaaaaaaagcaaaaggagaaaaaaaaattggtaaagAGGTAAAGCATCCAAAGTGCTGGTGACTAAATGCTTATGATGTCTTGCGTATCATAGCCTCCACGAGGAATCGAATCACCAGGGAGGTTTAGTAAGCAAAAAATTTAACTAAGAAGGTTCCAATTCAGCTGCTTTTCAGTGAGCAGCACCGTGATCTCAAGAGATCTGAACATTTTCTTATCAGCAAAGGTAGATGAGATACATCTGCTGTGTACAAGTATATGCAAGTTTACACGCTGGCAATTAATTATCTCTGTTTGAGATAACACGTGTGATTAAATATGTTAATGCGGATGAATTGTGCCTTGCCACTTCCATCCATGGAGATCTTAGAGATACCTAAGCTACTGTCAATATAGTATTTGTGTTCTTCCCGTATTGGAAGCTCCGAACTGAATATATGCTTTTCCTCACCTTTGCTCATGCTAATGCATGCAGGTAGGCAGGCAGCTTTTGGCATCAGAGATGCAGTACGTTGAAAGGTAAAGCATCACGTTCGTTTCACTGTTTTCTCGCAGCTGGCTGCTGAACAGATCTTAATCAATTCGCCGTTAATGTCAGGATTGTTCAGAAAAGCGAACACAGGTTGCAGTGgagagatttgataatttaacactcTTTTCAACGGGTTTCGATtatttgacatcctggcccacTTTCATTCACTCAGATAgtcccatatgtcatcctcACAAATGTCAATTAAAGTAATTG
The sequence above is drawn from the Oryza glaberrima chromosome 10, OglaRS2, whole genome shotgun sequence genome and encodes:
- the LOC127786138 gene encoding glutathione S-transferase APIC-like; this translates as MPGAVKVFGSPSSAEVARVLACLFEKDVEFQLIRVDSFRGSKRMPQYLKLQPHGEALTFEDGNVTLVESRKIIRHIADKYKNQGNPDLIGMGALERSSIEQWLQTEAQSFDVPSADVVYSLAYLPAATTQPNKGAAAADGGRCEEEKNDDGGRDRQYSSQRQGGAGAGGGRDGQMAAAHRQKVEEMKQLFEKSSKELSKVLDIYEQRLEEAEYLAGDKFTLADLSHLPNADRLAADPRTLRMLQSRRNVSRWWADVSGRESWKQVKSLNRPPSAEAPF